In Salarias fasciatus chromosome 2, fSalaFa1.1, whole genome shotgun sequence, one genomic interval encodes:
- the gpr174 gene encoding probable G-protein coupled receptor 174 — protein sequence MSWTNQSCESADDLKTYQHYVYAVLYSVILAPGLLGNVLAIWVFRVYIKETKKAVVFMMNLAVADLLQVLSLPLRIYYYLNNTWPFGHPLCMICFYLKYVNMYASIFFLVCVSVRRCELIMRPLKYQASRRKGDLYVCVLGWLLVCVSCLAFPLLRSPGSAARDAGSPPEPVCFSELPLRDVSPPAVWALLLVAELFGFVVPLVLVLACTCMTAGSLRRATAEPVPDQGEKRRALRMVLGCAAVFFVCFVPYHVTMPLDFLVKANAVGDCGLRALILRCHPVTLCLASLNCSLDPLMYYFTTDEFRRRLSKPEIPEGVTFNRRLSCITGEQED from the exons ATGAGCTGGACCAACCAAAGCTGCGAGAGCGCCGACGATCTGAAGACGTACCAGCATTATGTGTACGCGGTGCTGTACAGCGTGATCCTGGCGCCGGGCCTGCTGGGTAACGTCCTGGCGATCTGGGTGTTCAGGGTTTACATTAAAGAGACCAAGAAGGCGGTGGTGTTCATGATGAACCTGGCTGTGGCCGACCTGCTGCAG GTTCTGTCCCTGCCGCTGCGGATCTACTACTACCTGAACAACACGTGGCCCTTCGGCCACCCCCTCTGCATGATCTGCTTCTACCTGAAGTACGTCAACATGTACGCCTCCATCTTCTTCCTGGTGTGCGTCAGCGTGCGGCGCTGCGAGCTCATCATGCGGCCGCTCAAGTACCAGGCGTCCCGGCGGAAGGGCGACCTGTACGTGTGCGTGCTGGGCTGGCTGCTGGTGTGCGTCAGCTGCCTGGCGTTCCCCCTGCTGAGGAGCCCGGGCTCCGCCGCCAGGGACGCCGGCTCCCCGCCCGAGCCGGTGTGCTTCTCGGAGCTGCCCCTCAGGGACGTCAGCCCGCCGGCGGTCTGGGCGCTGCTGCTCGTCGCGGAGCTGTTCGGCTTCGTCGTCCCCCTCGTCCTGGTGCTCGCCTGCACGTGCATGACGGCGGGGAGCCTCCGGCGGGCGACCGCCGAGCCCGTCCCGGACCAGGGGGAGAAGCGGCGGGCGCTGAGGATGGTGCTGGGCTGCGCCGCGGTGTTCTTCGTGTGCTTCGTGCCGTACCACGTCACCATGCCGCTGGACTTCCTGGTCAAAGCCAACGCGGTGGGCGACTGCGGCCTGAGGGCCCTGATCCTCCGCTGCCACCCCGTCACGCTCTGCCTGGCCAGCCTCAACTGCAGCCTCGACCCCCTCATGTACTACTTCACCACGGACGAGTTCAGGCGGCGGCTCAGCAAGCCGGAGATCCCGGAGGGCGTGACCTTCAACCGGCGGCTGTCCTGCATCACCGGGGAGCAGGAGGACTAG
- the p2ry10 gene encoding putative P2Y purinoceptor 10 produces the protein MSLETSDKSVLNSSGCGHDMRSWEESMDKMYTYFYLLVFVPGLLLNTTALWVLCRHISKKTKAVIFMINLALADLAHILSLPLRIYYYFSHTWPFGHGVCLFCFYLKYLNMYAAIVFLMCISVQRCVFLLKPFSARRWRRRYDLAISALVWVVVGVACSPFILMRSSDADLSVQAHSNTSLPEEAASTHQTSGFPAAPLATSPSPTQAKSSSCFKDLPMRHLSPSLAATMITLAELFGFLIPLACVGYSSFRIARSLHQRRDEQISSSLSPPSHRRLQSVSSACQGEKEQSGGEKRRALRMVLACTALFLFCFGPYHISFMLYLMVSQGMVSHCATTLAVRRFHPISLCLSNLSCILNPLLYYFLTAEFRMHLTKRTQSFSSVLSSPVTSPTHWLMQQRLMSTESSCSEREQL, from the exons ATGTCTCTGGAGACTTCGGACAAGTCGGTGCTCAACTCGTCAGGATGTGGCCACGACATGAGGAGCTGGGAGGAGAGCATGGACAAGATGTACACCTACTTCTACCTGCTGGTCTTCGTCCCCGGGCTGCTGCTGAACACCACGGCCCTCTGGGTCCTCTGCAGACACATCAG TAAGAAAACCAAAGCCGTGATCTTCATGATAAACCTGGCGCTCGCTGATCTGGCCCACATCCTCTCGCTGCCTCTCAGAATTTATTATTACTTCTCCCACACGTGGCCTTTCGGACACGGAGTCTGCTTGTTCTGCTTCTACCTGAAGTACTTGAACATGTATGCGGCCATCGTGTTCTTG ATGTGCATCAGTGTGCAGCGGTGCGTCTTCCTGCTGAAGCCCTTCTCTGCGCGGCGGTGGAGGCGTCGCTATGACCTGGCCATCAGCGCGTTGGtgtgggtggtggtgggcgtggcctgCTCGCCCTTCATCCTGATGAGGAGCAGCGACGCTGACCTCAGTGTGCAGGCTCACTCCAACACGTCGCTCCCTGAGGAGGCTGCTTCTACCCATCAGACCTCAGGTTTCCCCGCTGCCCCTCTGGCTACCAGTCCCTCTCCGACCCAGGCCAAAAGTTCCAGCTGTTTCAAAGACCTGCCCATGCGCCACCTGTCTCCCTCTCTGGCGGCCACCATGATAACGCTCGCCGAGCTGTTTGGCTTCTTGATCCCTTTGGCCTGCGTCGGCTACAGCTCCTTCCGCATCGCCCGGTCCCTCCACCAGAGACGGGACGAGCAGATTTCCTCGTCTCTCAGCCCCCCGTCGCACCGGCGGCTGCAGTCGGTGTCCTCCGCCTGTCAGGGGGAGAAGGAGCAGTCCGGCGGCGAGAAGCGGCGCGCCCTGCGGATGGTGCTGGCCTGCACGGCTCTCTTCCTGTTCTGCTTCGGCCCGTACCACATCAGCTTCATGCTCTACCTGATGGTGTCGCAGGGCATGGTGTCGCACTGCGCCACCACGCTGGCCGTGCGCCGCTTTCACCCCATATCCCTGTGCCTGTCCAACCTGAGCTGCATCCTCAATCCCCTCCTCTACTACTTCCTGACGGCGGAGTTCAGGATGCACCTGACCAAGCGGACCCAGTCCTTCTCCTCCGTCCTGTCGTCGCCCGTCACCTCCCCGACGCACTGGCTCATGCAGCAGCGACTCATGAGCACGgagagcagctgctcagagcgaGAGCAGCTTTAG
- the lpar4 gene encoding lysophosphatidic acid receptor 4: MASLVINETGMENCGIDDSFKYNLYSVVYSVVFVLGLITNCAALFVFCFRMKMRNETTMFMTNLALSDLVFVFTLPFKVFYNVNRHWPFGDGLCKVSGTAFITNIYGSMLFLTCISVDRFLAIVYPFRSRSIRTRRNAALVCAAVWLTIVGGGISVTFFSTINSRHRATTCFEGFSKSTWRTYLSKITIFIEIVGFLFPLLANLVCSSLVLRTLRRPVTVGHGCDSKKRVLRMILVHLGIFIICFVPYNSILFVYALVRTQALANCAVERFARMLYPVTLCLATLNCCLDPVVYYFTSESFQKSLTLGAKGSGSRPESIPRSDTETQDTANTLPRDTHAAASNGKDTTISESRF, encoded by the exons ATGGCCAGTCTGGTTATAAACGAGACCGGAATGGAGAACTGTGGGATCGACGACTCCTTCAAGTACAACCTGTACTCGGTGGTCTACAGCGTGGTCTTCGTCTTGGGCCTGATCACCAACTGCGCGGCCCTCTTCGTCTTCTGCTTCCGGATGAAGATGCGGAACGAGACCACCATGTTTATGACTAACTTAGCGTTATCGGACTTGGTGTTCGTCTTCACGCTGCCCTTCAAGGTCTTCTACAACGTCAACCGCCACTGGCCCTTTGGAGACGGCCTGTGCAAGGTGTCGGGAACGGCCTTCATCACCAACATCTACGGCAGCATGCTCTTCCTCACCTGCATCAGCGTGGACCGCTTCCTGGCCATAGTCTACCCCTTCCGCTCGCGCTCCATCCGCACGCGCAGGAACGCGGCGCTGGTGTGCGCCGCCGTGTGGCTGACCATCGTGGGCGGAGGGATCTCCGTGACCTTCTTCTCCACCATCAACAGCAGGCACAGAGCCACCACCTGCTTCGAGGGCTTCTCCAAGAGCACCTGGAGGACCTACTTGTCCAAGATCACCATCTTCATCGAG attgtgggcttcctcttccccctccttgCCAACTTGGTGTGTTCCTCGCTGGTGCTGCGGACGCTCCGCCGCCCGGTGACCGTCGGTCACGGCTGCGACAGCAAGAAACGGGTCCTGCGGATGATCCTGGTTCATTTGGGGATCTTCATCATCTGCTTTGTCCCCTATAACTCCATCCTCTTCGTGTACGCGCTGGTGCGAACCCAGGCCCTGGCGAACTGTGCGGTGGAGCGCTTTGCCCGGATGCTTTACCCCGTCACCCTGTGCCTGGCCACCCTGAACTGCTGCCTGGATCCGGTGGTCTACTACTTCACGTCCGAGAGCTTCCAGAAGAGCCTGACCCTGGGGGCCAAAGGGTCTGGGTCCCGGCCCGAGAGCATTCCCCGCAGCGACACGGAGACTCAGGACACGGCAAACACTCTCCCCAGAGACACACACGCCGCAGCCAGCAACGGCAAAGACACGACGATATCAGAGAGCCGATTCTGA